One genomic region from Pyrobaculum islandicum DSM 4184 encodes:
- a CDS encoding MFS transporter — MKLTVSYVPIFVARIGSGASAFLVVKLASGGHLEAGVVLAAYPFLEALGALIAGRWSDTLGRKKTLVVGYVVRSLAMLMLAWAFFTHTSPVLEAFLNGVIGLTTAFILTASLTMATDLTEVKNRGVGMGGFEFINLASYGVGYLIGSALYTLFKGPAAYLTIAIVTALATPIFAKFLIETRPVAPVGGKFLLSVLPPSAVVLLPVWFALTTIIGLGMFAPRVLQVSRETSSIAESIVGRLGESLIVGVLFIGALSLLGVGAIFFGRLADRWGRVKTFRLGLVGGLAALLVLNIALHLGLGPLESIALTAPLLFLTSAIGPSILALIGDEADIRYRGTTMGIYSVVLGLGIGIGSLLGGAISSISRQYAINGLATAALGVYVVMTTIHILLAKTYKTYVKDTIFVATR; from the coding sequence ATGAAACTTACAGTCTCTTATGTACCTATTTTCGTTGCGCGTATAGGTTCAGGGGCAAGCGCCTTTTTAGTTGTTAAACTTGCAAGTGGCGGCCATCTAGAGGCCGGTGTTGTTTTGGCTGCCTACCCGTTTCTAGAAGCGTTAGGTGCATTAATAGCCGGCCGTTGGTCAGATACCCTTGGCCGTAAGAAGACGCTGGTGGTCGGCTATGTGGTGAGGTCGTTGGCCATGCTTATGTTGGCTTGGGCTTTTTTTACACATACATCTCCTGTCTTGGAGGCGTTTTTAAACGGCGTGATTGGGCTTACGACGGCGTTTATACTCACAGCATCGCTTACAATGGCTACGGACTTAACTGAGGTTAAAAATAGGGGGGTGGGCATGGGCGGTTTTGAATTTATAAATCTTGCTAGCTATGGCGTTGGGTATCTAATTGGTTCGGCGTTATATACATTATTTAAAGGGCCGGCGGCTTATTTGACAATAGCGATAGTCACAGCGTTGGCAACACCTATTTTTGCAAAATTTCTCATAGAAACTAGGCCGGTCGCGCCGGTCGGCGGTAAATTTTTGTTGTCAGTTCTACCGCCCTCTGCTGTAGTTCTGTTGCCGGTTTGGTTTGCCCTTACTACAATTATAGGTCTCGGGATGTTTGCCCCGAGAGTTCTTCAAGTGAGCCGTGAAACAAGTAGCATAGCTGAAAGCATAGTGGGAAGACTTGGCGAGAGTCTTATAGTTGGTGTTTTATTTATTGGGGCATTGTCTCTCCTAGGCGTAGGCGCTATTTTCTTTGGCAGACTCGCGGATAGATGGGGGCGCGTGAAGACATTTAGACTCGGCCTTGTTGGCGGTCTTGCGGCTCTCTTAGTCTTAAACATTGCGCTTCACCTTGGGCTGGGGCCTCTTGAGTCTATAGCTTTAACAGCGCCCCTACTCTTTTTAACATCTGCGATAGGGCCTAGTATTTTGGCGTTGATAGGAGACGAGGCTGATATTAGATACAGGGGAACCACCATGGGGATATACAGTGTAGTACTAGGCCTTGGCATAGGCATAGGTAGTCTCCTCGGCGGTGCTATATCCTCTATAAGCCGTCAATACGCGATTAACGGCCTTGCGACAGCCGCGTTAGGAGTTTATGTCGTTATGACAACAATACATATATTATTGGCAAAGACATATAAAACCTATGTAAAAGACACTATATTTGTAGCGACGCGATAA
- a CDS encoding pyridoxal-phosphate dependent enzyme, with protein MCIDYYRELIRGGSYKVSTAEEARCFSILFDREVAPGEEISLGELAPRPRHNRVFENSLELFTAGLPTPLLKISGEPKEAYAKLEWYNPFSASVKDRTVYYLLKSTYGDWVVEVSSGNVAIALSALGNVFRKRVKVYLPTAGRYVVPFLDYLGAEYQLLDVSMTIEALELLEKDIREGAAHPNQFFNDINFIAHLRTAAELDWQLSSVGKKPSHIIAALGTSGHASALGFYFGARYGTKLIAVQPRDWIPGIRRVESGMKWIKLVDAEIVEVSLREALEGVRKFAKSFGLLIGPSAGAVYTAFLRQSASGVYAMVFPDNLFKYSLLLEQFK; from the coding sequence GTGTGTATTGACTACTATAGGGAACTTATAAGGGGGGGTAGTTATAAGGTCTCTACTGCAGAAGAGGCAAGGTGCTTCTCAATTCTTTTCGATAGAGAAGTGGCTCCTGGCGAGGAGATCTCTCTCGGCGAGCTTGCGCCAAGGCCTAGACACAATCGTGTTTTTGAAAACTCTCTGGAGTTATTTACTGCCGGCCTGCCGACTCCTCTTCTGAAAATTTCTGGAGAGCCTAAGGAGGCCTACGCCAAGCTCGAGTGGTATAATCCCTTTAGCGCAAGTGTCAAAGATAGAACTGTCTACTACCTATTGAAATCGACATACGGCGATTGGGTTGTAGAGGTGTCAAGTGGTAATGTGGCGATTGCGCTGTCTGCTCTAGGTAATGTATTCAGAAAGAGAGTGAAGGTATATCTCCCAACTGCCGGGAGATACGTAGTGCCTTTCTTAGACTACCTAGGTGCTGAATATCAACTCTTAGATGTGTCTATGACAATAGAGGCTCTTGAACTTCTTGAAAAAGATATTAGGGAGGGCGCGGCGCACCCAAACCAGTTTTTTAACGATATAAACTTTATAGCGCATTTACGCACCGCCGCCGAGTTAGATTGGCAACTCTCCTCAGTAGGGAAAAAGCCCAGCCATATCATAGCTGCCTTAGGCACCTCCGGCCATGCCTCAGCACTAGGTTTTTACTTCGGCGCTAGATATGGAACCAAGCTAATTGCTGTACAGCCCAGAGACTGGATACCTGGAATCAGGAGAGTAGAGAGCGGTATGAAATGGATTAAATTAGTCGACGCCGAGATTGTCGAAGTTTCGCTAAGAGAGGCTCTTGAAGGTGTACGTAAATTTGCCAAGAGCTTCGGCCTGTTAATAGGCCCGAGCGCAGGCGCCGTCTATACCGCGTTTCTAAGACAGAGCGCTTCGGGAGTCTATGCTATGGTTTTTCCAGATAATCTATTTAAATATTCTCTGTTGTTAGAGCAGTTTAAGTAG
- a CDS encoding ADP-ribose-binding protein, which translates to MDFTIGAVSVIITKGDITEVEADAIVNAANSYLEHGGGVAGAIVRKGGQIIQEESREWVRRYGPVPVGGVAVTSAGRLKAKYVIHAVGPRCSVEPIEKLGEAVRNALLKADELGLSSIAFPAISTGIFGCPYEDAAYQMAKTIRDIAPSLKYVRKILVVLYGDEAYRKFEEVFKKVLS; encoded by the coding sequence ATGGATTTCACCATAGGCGCTGTGTCTGTAATAATAACCAAGGGAGATATAACTGAGGTTGAGGCAGATGCTATAGTTAATGCTGCGAATTCCTATCTTGAACACGGAGGGGGCGTTGCCGGCGCAATTGTAAGAAAAGGCGGCCAGATAATACAGGAGGAGAGTAGAGAGTGGGTTAGGAGATACGGCCCAGTGCCAGTCGGCGGCGTGGCTGTAACATCTGCAGGTCGTCTAAAGGCCAAATATGTAATTCACGCAGTGGGACCGCGTTGCAGCGTTGAGCCCATTGAGAAATTAGGCGAGGCTGTAAGGAATGCGCTTCTTAAGGCAGACGAGCTTGGGTTAAGCTCCATAGCGTTTCCAGCCATAAGCACGGGGATTTTTGGATGCCCATATGAAGATGCCGCATATCAAATGGCCAAGACTATTAGAGACATAGCGCCCTCTTTAAAATACGTTAGAAAGATCTTAGTTGTTCTCTACGGAGACGAGGCCTATAGGAAATTTGAAGAGGTTTTTAAAAAAGTCTTAAGTTGA
- the rgy gene encoding reverse gyrase translates to MDVPHVVYLHSCPNCGGPITSDRLAAGLPCYECLPKEPQAKAIGEVVEALRRRKALKELARVAEYLREYNKFSAFFKEIIGYEMWGAQRLWARRLVRGKSFAIVAPTGSGKTTFILVATLYMALRGKKTLLIFPTSALAHQAYKKLMSFAEKVGASVKTLAYHSLLTEKEKDEVLAAIERGEFDVLIITSAFLPRRFDLLSRYKFEFIAADDVDSILRATSKNIDRILKLLGVSDEVLKTALDIISLTKQIRKAEVVGDLKEVERLEQELSSARAKLQEEVRKLKLGIFIASGALAKARRTTRLLLFRELLGFDVGGRAEGLRNVTDVYIDMSQDVVMQTIEILKRLGPGGIVYVQDRELGIAIAEKAKERGLSVEHFFKPRRGILESFEKGEIYALVGLASPRSPLVRGIDLPHVIRYVVFVGVPKYRFRVRLEEFSIPAYLTFLYNVRTVLTGELRYKADRLIGQLKRLAPYAISVQEALRKASEGAELTGFDRHVVDVVKSAVDFVNNLLMRDDLRQAIESSTEVKLTRIDDEFYVLVPDVTTYIQGSGRTSRLYAGGLSKGLSVVIVDDKKVFHALKRELKLRFDEAEFKHIDEVDLNAVLAEIDKDRKAIRDILEGRVTPATKGVELLKTVLMIVESPTKARTIANFFGRPSLIVTDGVPIYEVSTGDAVLMITASLGHIYELPTSLKRIDSRQREILAKWFGEFKYDSYNGEEYAVIVKEGSFIPVYNKIWRCRNAVYIDDTDVPPDCKPLDVLSAIRNIAIEVDTVLIGTDPDSEGEKIAFDLYLGLRPYVSDIKRVEFHEVTRRAILNALANPRDINYSLVKAQIVRRVEDRWLGFGLSKILQTKFGNPNLSAGRVQSPVLGWIVKTYEESLKNRVYNVDLQLDAAYCVEPSSCVLRLQIPGDILQTLKKKKRVAIKKESEEERVVNPLPPYTTDELLRDAVNRLGLSADYAMKVAQDLFESGLITYHRTDSTRVSAAGIAIAKEYITKRFGEGVFKPRSWGEATEGAHEAIRPTRPLDVEELRGLVNAGVIQLAIQLRREHYQLYDWIFRRFMASQMEPSVVKAIKYVIEIDGHSLELERVVETIRPGFQQLYPLTPVEPELPTGTIEVAIKRYRVVRKVLSQADILALMRQRGIGRPSTYARILQVLAKRYYVYVVGRRKLMVPTKRGIEVYHFLENNFSNLVSEERTRLIEQYMDAIEVGNAEYEGVLKELFDEFTREILSRAPLT, encoded by the coding sequence GTGGATGTGCCACATGTGGTATATCTTCACAGCTGTCCTAACTGCGGTGGGCCTATCACATCTGATAGACTTGCTGCCGGTCTTCCCTGTTATGAATGTCTTCCAAAAGAGCCTCAGGCAAAGGCTATAGGTGAAGTTGTAGAGGCTTTACGTAGGAGAAAGGCGTTAAAGGAATTAGCACGGGTTGCAGAGTATCTACGGGAGTACAATAAGTTTTCGGCGTTTTTCAAGGAAATAATCGGCTACGAAATGTGGGGTGCCCAGCGACTTTGGGCAAGGAGATTGGTCAGAGGAAAAAGTTTTGCAATAGTAGCGCCAACTGGGTCTGGAAAAACCACCTTTATCCTAGTGGCAACTCTATATATGGCGCTGAGGGGGAAAAAGACGTTGTTAATATTTCCCACATCTGCTTTAGCACATCAGGCGTATAAAAAATTGATGTCTTTTGCTGAAAAAGTCGGTGCGTCTGTTAAAACATTGGCGTATCATTCTCTACTCACCGAGAAGGAAAAAGACGAGGTTCTAGCAGCAATTGAGAGGGGAGAATTTGACGTTTTAATTATAACATCGGCATTCCTCCCCCGCCGCTTTGACCTACTTAGTAGGTATAAATTCGAATTCATCGCTGCAGATGATGTCGATAGTATACTCAGAGCGACTAGCAAAAACATTGATAGAATCTTAAAACTGCTAGGCGTGTCGGATGAGGTTTTAAAAACCGCACTAGACATAATTAGTCTAACTAAACAAATTAGAAAGGCTGAAGTCGTAGGCGATTTAAAAGAGGTGGAGCGTCTCGAACAAGAGCTGTCCTCTGCCAGGGCGAAACTACAGGAGGAGGTACGTAAGCTAAAACTTGGCATCTTTATAGCATCTGGAGCTTTAGCTAAAGCTAGGAGAACTACACGCCTACTTTTATTTAGAGAGCTTCTTGGATTTGATGTAGGCGGCAGAGCCGAAGGTCTTCGTAATGTGACAGACGTCTATATAGATATGTCACAAGATGTAGTAATGCAGACAATAGAAATTTTAAAGAGATTGGGCCCCGGCGGAATTGTTTATGTACAAGACAGAGAGTTGGGGATAGCCATAGCGGAGAAAGCTAAAGAACGGGGCCTTTCTGTAGAACATTTCTTCAAGCCCCGCCGCGGCATATTAGAGAGTTTTGAAAAGGGGGAGATCTACGCATTGGTGGGACTGGCGTCGCCACGTTCCCCACTTGTGAGGGGGATAGATTTACCACATGTAATTAGATACGTCGTCTTCGTCGGAGTGCCGAAGTATAGATTTAGAGTTAGACTTGAGGAATTTTCAATACCAGCATACCTCACCTTTTTATACAACGTACGAACTGTTTTGACAGGCGAGCTAAGATATAAAGCCGACAGATTAATAGGCCAGCTTAAACGTCTTGCCCCCTATGCAATAAGTGTACAAGAGGCGCTTAGAAAGGCTTCTGAGGGCGCAGAGCTTACAGGCTTTGATAGACATGTAGTAGATGTTGTAAAATCAGCCGTCGATTTCGTAAATAATCTACTTATGAGAGACGATTTGAGACAAGCTATAGAGAGCTCCACCGAGGTAAAGCTAACGCGTATAGACGACGAGTTCTACGTCCTTGTGCCAGATGTCACAACCTATATCCAAGGCAGTGGGAGAACTTCACGTCTTTACGCAGGCGGGCTTTCTAAAGGCCTTAGCGTTGTCATCGTAGACGACAAAAAAGTCTTCCACGCCCTAAAGAGGGAGTTAAAACTTAGGTTTGACGAGGCGGAGTTTAAACATATAGATGAGGTCGATCTAAACGCCGTACTTGCTGAAATAGATAAAGACAGAAAAGCCATCAGAGATATCTTAGAGGGGAGAGTTACCCCGGCAACCAAAGGCGTTGAGCTACTAAAGACTGTGCTTATGATTGTAGAATCTCCCACAAAGGCCAGGACAATAGCAAACTTCTTCGGTAGGCCAAGTCTGATAGTTACAGATGGCGTTCCCATATATGAGGTTTCAACTGGTGACGCTGTCCTTATGATTACTGCGTCGCTTGGCCATATATATGAACTACCTACCTCGCTCAAGAGAATAGACTCTAGACAACGCGAGATTTTAGCCAAGTGGTTTGGAGAGTTTAAATATGACAGTTACAATGGCGAGGAATATGCGGTAATTGTAAAAGAGGGCAGCTTCATTCCAGTTTATAACAAGATCTGGAGATGTCGCAATGCCGTATATATAGACGACACAGATGTACCCCCAGACTGCAAACCGCTTGATGTCTTGTCGGCAATTAGAAACATAGCTATAGAGGTAGATACAGTACTCATCGGCACAGATCCAGACTCAGAAGGTGAAAAGATAGCATTTGATTTATACCTCGGGCTAAGGCCTTACGTCTCAGACATAAAGAGAGTAGAGTTTCACGAGGTGACTAGGAGAGCTATACTTAATGCGCTAGCCAATCCACGCGACATCAACTACTCACTTGTAAAAGCCCAGATAGTCCGGAGAGTTGAGGATAGATGGCTCGGCTTTGGGCTCAGCAAGATATTACAGACGAAATTTGGAAATCCAAACCTGTCGGCAGGCAGAGTTCAATCTCCAGTCTTGGGCTGGATTGTAAAAACTTATGAAGAATCTCTAAAAAACAGGGTCTATAACGTAGATCTACAGCTAGACGCCGCCTACTGCGTAGAGCCCTCTTCCTGCGTCTTAAGACTTCAAATACCTGGTGATATACTACAGACGTTAAAGAAAAAGAAGAGAGTAGCTATCAAAAAAGAGTCTGAAGAGGAGAGAGTTGTAAATCCGCTGCCACCATATACGACAGATGAACTGCTGAGAGACGCTGTAAATAGGCTCGGACTTTCAGCTGACTATGCCATGAAGGTAGCACAAGATTTATTTGAAAGCGGCCTCATCACCTACCATCGCACAGATAGCACTAGGGTCTCTGCCGCTGGAATAGCTATCGCAAAAGAGTATATTACAAAGAGGTTTGGAGAGGGCGTATTTAAGCCAAGAAGCTGGGGCGAGGCGACGGAAGGAGCTCATGAGGCGATTAGACCCACAAGACCGCTAGACGTAGAAGAACTAAGGGGGCTAGTCAACGCTGGAGTTATACAACTCGCCATCCAATTAAGGAGAGAACATTACCAACTCTATGATTGGATCTTTAGGAGATTTATGGCAAGTCAGATGGAGCCTAGTGTTGTAAAAGCTATTAAGTACGTAATAGAGATAGACGGGCACTCTCTAGAGCTAGAGAGAGTTGTAGAGACTATCCGCCCGGGTTTCCAACAGCTTTACCCACTCACTCCCGTGGAGCCTGAGTTACCGACTGGGACAATAGAGGTAGCTATTAAGAGATACCGAGTAGTGAGAAAAGTACTTTCGCAAGCTGATATTCTAGCGCTGATGCGTCAGAGAGGCATTGGGAGACCTAGTACGTATGCGCGGATACTCCAAGTGCTTGCAAAAAGATATTATGTATATGTCGTCGGACGTAGGAAACTCATGGTGCCTACTAAGAGAGGTATTGAAGTGTATCATTTCCTAGAGAATAACTTTAGCAATTTAGTATCTGAGGAGAGGACGCGGTTAATAGAACAATATATGGACGCGATAGAGGTGGGAAACGCAGAGTATGAAGGCGTATTGAAAGAACTATTTGATGAATTTACAAGAGAGATACTATCGCGAGCCCCCCTTACGTGA
- the leuS gene encoding leucine--tRNA ligase, producing the protein MSELSRFFIEIAERWQKRWKESRVFEPEPTPGVAKYFITAAYPYPNGAVHIGHGRTYLIADVLARFYRHMGRVVLYPMGFHYTGTPILTIAEVIAAGDKTVIEEYMEIYGVPEEEIKKMGDPLYLARYFHNRSKMAMERFGLSIDWTREFTTIDPEYQRFIQWQFEKLRKKGLIVRGRHPVGWCPRHSMPVGAHDTKDDKEPEIGQWTLIYFTDSEGLTFPAATLRPETVPGVTNLWINPDAEYVVAEFDGKRVVISRDAAYRLSFQAEVKILREARGREFVGRSVQNPVTGEWVPIYEAWFVDPRVGTGVVMSVPAHAPYDYVALRDLGIEKLIPLIKVEGYGDYPAKEVVERMGIKSQTDPALEEATKEVYSTEYTRGVMREDVTERIGIHLQEPARSMLRAVFKMYFAGRPVREAREFIAKWLVEARLGGVMYDIMNKPVYCRCGTEIVVKVLEDQWFINYGDPKWKETARKLVDEMVIIPGEAKAHFFATIDWLDKRACARTRGLGTPLPWSSGWIIESLSDSTIYMAFYTVIKKIRQFGIRPEQLTEEFWDFVFLGQGSADEVSKKTGVPVEALKAIREEFEYWYPLDSRNSGKDLIPNHLTFFIFNHVAIFPREKWPRQIVANGWVLREGEKMSKSKRNVLPLDRAVEMYGPDPLRATLALAAEVEQDLDFRDAEARRNAQQLMAIYTLVQRLIQNAENRPAGWIDQWLIAEISRILDKAREAYEKVRVRQAAVEVIYNAKAVFDQYLAMVEKPTKLALEAARAWVVAMEPIVPHIAEELWALLGGSGFVATAPWPRLKAESAALLAKRYVDMLIEDVKNIPAFGPGARRIVIYVNRNFSWAKAALNGDVKTVVTAGAPPQVAKRLIDLVKTLGDEVRTLLASTEQFDELETLKSYKAYIERTLGTPIEIYSVDDPSAPDLGGKKRAALPLKPGIYIER; encoded by the coding sequence ATGAGTGAGCTTTCGCGGTTCTTCATAGAGATTGCAGAGAGGTGGCAGAAAAGGTGGAAAGAGTCGCGGGTTTTTGAACCGGAGCCAACCCCAGGTGTGGCGAAGTATTTTATCACGGCGGCATATCCTTATCCCAACGGGGCTGTGCATATCGGACACGGGCGGACCTACTTAATTGCGGACGTGTTAGCTAGGTTCTATAGACACATGGGGAGAGTTGTATTATATCCCATGGGCTTTCATTACACAGGCACGCCGATACTTACAATAGCCGAGGTTATTGCGGCTGGAGACAAGACAGTTATAGAGGAGTACATGGAGATATACGGCGTGCCTGAAGAGGAGATAAAGAAGATGGGAGACCCCCTCTACCTCGCCCGCTACTTCCACAACCGGTCCAAGATGGCGATGGAGAGGTTCGGCTTAAGCATAGATTGGACTAGAGAGTTCACAACCATAGACCCGGAGTACCAGCGCTTCATCCAGTGGCAGTTCGAGAAGCTGAGGAAGAAGGGGCTGATCGTGAGGGGGAGACACCCCGTGGGCTGGTGTCCAAGGCACTCAATGCCTGTGGGCGCCCATGACACTAAAGACGACAAAGAGCCTGAGATCGGCCAGTGGACGCTGATATATTTCACAGACTCAGAAGGGCTGACCTTCCCCGCGGCCACACTTAGGCCTGAGACAGTGCCGGGCGTCACTAACCTCTGGATTAACCCAGACGCCGAGTACGTAGTGGCCGAATTCGACGGGAAGCGTGTCGTAATTAGCAGAGATGCGGCATACCGCCTCTCCTTCCAGGCGGAGGTGAAAATTCTAAGAGAGGCTAGAGGCAGAGAGTTTGTAGGTCGTAGTGTACAAAATCCTGTCACCGGAGAGTGGGTGCCTATATACGAGGCCTGGTTTGTAGACCCCAGGGTGGGAACCGGCGTGGTAATGTCTGTGCCGGCTCACGCACCTTATGACTACGTCGCCCTCCGCGATTTAGGCATTGAAAAGCTGATTCCGTTGATAAAGGTGGAGGGATATGGCGACTACCCAGCTAAGGAGGTCGTAGAGAGGATGGGGATAAAAAGCCAGACAGATCCAGCTCTCGAAGAGGCTACTAAAGAGGTGTATTCTACAGAATACACAAGAGGCGTCATGAGAGAAGACGTTACCGAACGTATAGGCATCCATCTACAGGAACCTGCTAGGTCTATGCTACGGGCTGTATTTAAGATGTATTTCGCAGGGAGGCCGGTAAGAGAGGCCCGGGAGTTTATCGCCAAGTGGCTTGTAGAAGCCCGTCTCGGCGGCGTTATGTATGACATAATGAACAAGCCAGTCTACTGCCGTTGTGGCACAGAAATTGTAGTTAAAGTGTTGGAAGATCAGTGGTTCATAAACTATGGCGATCCCAAATGGAAGGAAACAGCGCGTAAATTAGTAGATGAAATGGTTATTATACCTGGAGAGGCAAAGGCCCACTTTTTCGCCACTATAGACTGGCTAGACAAGAGAGCATGTGCTAGGACACGGGGCTTGGGTACGCCACTTCCTTGGAGCTCTGGCTGGATTATAGAAAGCCTAAGTGATTCAACAATTTACATGGCGTTTTACACAGTGATAAAGAAGATTAGACAATTTGGCATAAGGCCGGAGCAACTGACTGAGGAGTTTTGGGACTTTGTCTTCTTGGGGCAGGGCTCGGCAGATGAAGTATCTAAGAAGACGGGGGTGCCGGTTGAGGCCCTCAAGGCCATCAGAGAGGAGTTTGAGTATTGGTACCCCCTGGACTCGAGGAACTCCGGCAAGGATCTGATCCCCAATCACCTGACCTTCTTCATCTTTAACCACGTGGCCATATTCCCCAGGGAGAAGTGGCCGCGGCAAATTGTGGCTAACGGCTGGGTGCTTAGAGAGGGCGAGAAGATGTCGAAGTCTAAGCGCAATGTCCTACCTCTTGATAGAGCCGTGGAGATGTACGGCCCGGATCCGCTTAGGGCCACGCTAGCGCTTGCAGCCGAGGTGGAACAAGACCTCGACTTTAGAGATGCTGAGGCCAGGAGAAACGCCCAACAGCTGATGGCTATATACACCCTAGTGCAGAGACTTATACAAAATGCTGAAAATCGGCCGGCCGGCTGGATAGATCAATGGCTGATAGCGGAGATCTCGCGGATTTTAGATAAGGCGAGAGAGGCATATGAAAAAGTCAGGGTGAGACAAGCCGCTGTTGAAGTGATATATAATGCCAAAGCGGTTTTTGACCAATACCTCGCCATGGTAGAGAAACCGACAAAATTGGCGCTTGAGGCAGCCCGGGCGTGGGTAGTGGCTATGGAGCCTATAGTGCCGCATATAGCCGAAGAGCTTTGGGCATTGCTAGGTGGTTCTGGTTTTGTAGCCACAGCGCCGTGGCCTAGGCTAAAGGCAGAGTCAGCAGCTTTGTTAGCAAAGAGATATGTTGATATGTTGATAGAAGATGTGAAAAACATCCCAGCCTTTGGCCCAGGCGCAAGACGCATCGTCATATATGTAAATAGGAATTTTTCGTGGGCAAAGGCGGCTCTTAACGGCGATGTAAAAACTGTGGTTACGGCTGGCGCGCCGCCTCAAGTAGCCAAGCGGTTAATAGACCTGGTAAAGACGCTAGGAGATGAAGTCAGAACGCTTTTAGCATCTACGGAACAATTCGACGAGCTAGAGACTTTGAAATCATACAAAGCCTATATAGAAAGAACGCTTGGCACACCCATAGAGATTTACAGTGTAGACGACCCCTCAGCCCCCGATCTGGGAGGCAAAAAGAGGGCAGCCCTGCCGTTAAAGCCAGGTATCTATATAGAAAGATAG
- a CDS encoding class I SAM-dependent methyltransferase yields the protein MIWLVIFTAALVIILHFIWPFVVRRGGAYSTSSAEAALWAFKRIGVYGKKVYDLGCGYGRVLTLAKRLGAVVVGVEIDPLRWFICVLRCRCKVLLGDMFKIPLSDADVVYIFQWPSVNIRLAVKFMRELRRDAFVVSYMWEVPGLKLVEHNPELRVYIYRVGESNF from the coding sequence ATGATATGGCTTGTGATTTTTACAGCGGCTCTTGTCATAATTCTCCACTTTATCTGGCCTTTTGTCGTTAGGCGGGGTGGGGCATATAGTACCTCCAGCGCCGAGGCGGCGTTGTGGGCATTTAAGCGTATTGGCGTATATGGGAAGAAGGTATATGACTTGGGCTGTGGCTATGGGCGGGTGTTGACTTTGGCAAAACGCCTAGGTGCTGTGGTAGTGGGCGTTGAGATCGACCCGCTGAGATGGTTTATATGTGTTTTAAGATGTCGCTGTAAAGTATTACTAGGGGATATGTTTAAGATTCCTCTGTCTGATGCCGATGTTGTATATATTTTCCAGTGGCCTTCTGTAAACATCCGTCTTGCTGTAAAATTTATGCGAGAGTTGAGACGTGATGCATTTGTCGTATCTTACATGTGGGAGGTGCCGGGGCTTAAGCTTGTGGAACATAACCCAGAGCTTAGAGTATATATATATAGAGTTGGGGAATCTAACTTTTAA
- a CDS encoding winged helix-turn-helix domain-containing protein, producing the protein MLDNTKVQILKKVATQGYTTVGEVVKELGISWGAAQWHLFWLENNGYIKSVNINGTTIYILNCANVLRKLETIEKMLNETRNAKAFTR; encoded by the coding sequence GTGCTTGATAATACGAAGGTACAAATTCTTAAGAAAGTTGCGACACAAGGCTATACTACAGTTGGCGAAGTGGTAAAAGAGCTTGGAATTAGCTGGGGGGCTGCACAGTGGCACCTTTTTTGGCTTGAAAACAACGGCTATATAAAGTCTGTAAATATAAACGGCACAACTATATACATACTCAACTGTGCCAACGTCTTAAGAAAACTAGAAACTATAGAAAAGATGCTAAACGAGACTAGAAATGCCAAGGCGTTCACTAGGTAG
- a CDS encoding rhomboid family intramembrane serine protease, whose amino-acid sequence MALPIRDINPTSSFPFVTKALVFINIVVFIYELLNPEIVQKYAFVPALAWIEPYRWVTHMFLHGGLLHIVGNMIYLWVFGDNVEDHYGHGRFLALYIFWGVAAAFTHYWATAAQATLLSAFGLLGNPMYVPAVGASGAISGVLGAYMVLYPRARILTLTFFIVITLIEVPAWAYIGFWFLYQLFYGFFELFTLQAGGVAYFAHIGGFVAGFLTALVYRRRRRYYYPSTFFP is encoded by the coding sequence GTGGCGTTGCCTATACGTGATATAAATCCCACGTCGTCATTTCCGTTTGTTACAAAGGCGCTAGTCTTTATAAATATTGTCGTCTTTATCTACGAGCTTTTAAATCCAGAGATCGTTCAGAAATACGCCTTTGTACCTGCTCTAGCTTGGATAGAACCTTATCGTTGGGTTACACATATGTTTCTCCACGGGGGCCTTCTCCACATAGTGGGCAACATGATTTATCTCTGGGTTTTTGGAGATAACGTAGAGGATCACTATGGACACGGGCGTTTCCTAGCCCTTTACATATTTTGGGGAGTTGCGGCGGCGTTTACACACTACTGGGCCACCGCAGCTCAAGCGACGCTTTTAAGTGCGTTTGGGCTTTTGGGAAACCCCATGTATGTACCGGCGGTGGGGGCCTCTGGGGCTATCAGTGGAGTCCTCGGCGCATATATGGTTTTATATCCAAGGGCTAGAATACTTACGCTTACATTCTTCATAGTTATTACACTTATTGAAGTCCCCGCCTGGGCTTATATAGGCTTCTGGTTCCTCTATCAACTCTTCTATGGCTTCTTTGAGCTCTTTACTCTCCAAGCCGGCGGAGTTGCTTATTTTGCACACATAGGGGGATTTGTTGCCGGCTTTCTTACGGCACTGGTATACAGACGTAGAAGACGGTATTACTACCCTTCGACTTTCTTTCCGTAG